A genome region from Thermoanaerobacterium xylanolyticum LX-11 includes the following:
- a CDS encoding peptide ABC transporter substrate-binding protein: MKGQKKIVIMGFVLLMALSVVVTGCGGSATNSASNGGNDKQVLNLNLVQEPPTLDPQKATDVVSIDILTEVLDGLTRYDKNGKIEPGSGLAKSWDISKDGLTYTFHLRDAKWSDGNPITAQDFEYAWKRALDPKTASQYAYQLFYIKGAEEYNAGKGTADQVAVKALDDKTLQVTLKAPTPQFLGLTSFVTYLPLEKSVYEKYGDKIGTDPDKLVYSGPFVISQWNHEQSITLKKNKDYWDSSSVKLQTVNFTMIKDNNTLVQNYDSGTLDSIFVPGDYIDKYKSSSEYSDKALATNWYIQFNTKNPVFKNADIRKAFTLAIDRKSFVEQVTKDGSIPAEAVVPPGIPGYNGDFRKEAGEAYFKDNDVLQAKELLKKGMSELGISKLPTITLLGDDTDNAKKYDQALQQMWSQNLGVNVQIQNVAFKVRIDMMDKGNYDMVFAGWGADYNDPLTFLDMWETNNGNNTAFYSNPQYDKLIDEAKVNGDLKARNDELIQAEKILMDDMPIGPVYFQARPFVVKPYVKDLYFHTFGSDWEFKWAYIQNN, from the coding sequence ATGAAAGGACAGAAGAAGATAGTCATAATGGGTTTTGTTTTATTGATGGCGCTGAGTGTAGTTGTTACAGGTTGTGGGGGGAGTGCTACAAACAGTGCATCAAATGGCGGTAATGATAAGCAAGTGTTAAACCTAAATCTGGTACAAGAGCCACCTACGCTTGATCCGCAAAAAGCGACTGATGTGGTTTCTATTGATATATTGACAGAAGTATTAGATGGATTGACAAGATATGACAAAAATGGCAAGATAGAACCTGGTTCAGGTCTTGCGAAAAGTTGGGATATTTCAAAAGATGGACTTACCTATACATTTCATTTAAGGGATGCTAAGTGGAGCGATGGCAATCCCATAACAGCACAGGATTTTGAATACGCTTGGAAAAGAGCCCTTGATCCTAAAACAGCATCGCAGTACGCGTACCAGCTATTTTATATAAAAGGTGCAGAAGAGTACAATGCTGGCAAGGGTACTGCTGATCAAGTTGCTGTTAAAGCATTGGATGATAAAACGCTGCAGGTTACACTAAAAGCACCTACTCCACAATTTTTAGGACTCACTTCATTCGTAACATATCTACCACTTGAAAAATCAGTTTATGAAAAATATGGTGATAAGATTGGTACAGATCCTGATAAATTAGTGTACAGTGGTCCATTTGTCATTAGCCAATGGAACCATGAGCAAAGCATAACCTTAAAAAAGAACAAGGATTACTGGGATAGCAGCAGCGTTAAATTGCAGACAGTTAACTTTACTATGATAAAAGACAATAACACACTTGTTCAAAACTATGATAGCGGTACGCTTGATTCTATATTTGTGCCTGGTGATTACATCGATAAGTACAAAAGCTCAAGTGAGTACAGCGATAAAGCCCTTGCCACTAACTGGTATATACAATTTAACACGAAAAATCCAGTGTTTAAAAATGCAGATATAAGAAAGGCGTTTACACTGGCTATTGACAGAAAATCTTTTGTTGAACAGGTGACAAAAGATGGTTCTATTCCTGCCGAAGCTGTTGTGCCGCCAGGCATACCAGGTTATAATGGTGATTTTAGAAAAGAAGCAGGAGAAGCTTATTTTAAGGACAACGATGTGTTACAAGCAAAAGAGCTGCTTAAGAAAGGGATGTCAGAGCTTGGCATAAGTAAGCTTCCTACAATAACACTGCTGGGGGATGATACAGACAATGCAAAGAAGTATGATCAAGCACTTCAGCAGATGTGGAGCCAAAACTTGGGCGTAAATGTTCAAATTCAGAACGTAGCATTTAAAGTGAGAATTGACATGATGGACAAAGGAAACTATGACATGGTATTTGCTGGCTGGGGTGCTGACTACAATGATCCACTTACATTCCTTGATATGTGGGAAACAAACAATGGAAATAATACAGCATTTTATAGCAATCCCCAATATGATAAACTTATAGATGAAGCAAAAGTAAATGGAGATTTGAAGGCGAGAAACG
- a CDS encoding peptide ABC transporter substrate-binding protein, whose translation MKRKNWLALLLTLVLALSALLAGCSANSNSSSQSKNNSSSGTQTAKADEQVLTLNLRADPPNLNPFTTTDVASFDVLNDVLEGLTRYDKNGQLKPGSGLAKSWDISSDGLTYTFHLKDGIKWSDGNPITAYDFEYSWKKVLDPKTASQYAYQFYYIQGAEEYNSGKGSADQVGIKALDDKTLQVKLKAPAPQFLGLTAFGTYLPQEKSFVEKVGVDKLGSSPDTLVYSGPFVLKQWNHDQNLVLEKNPDYWDKDSVKLQKVTLLIIKDANTQAQNYDNGTLDQMRVPSDLMDKYKNTKEFSIKPVATNWYIQFNDKKGVFKNVNIRKAFTLAIDRKAFTEQVLKDGSIPAESIVPPGVPGYNGEDFSKQDGSPFFKDNDVQAAKDYLKKGLEELGLKELPTITFTADDTSAAKKDAEALQQMWNQNLGVNVQIKNEAFKIRIDDMNKGNYDMVLAGWGADYNDPMTFLDMWETNNGNNTAFYSNPEYDKLIDDAKSTPDLKKRNDDMIQAEKIAMNDMAIGPLYFQAYALATKSYVKDLVVPTFGTEWELKWTYIEGKNQ comes from the coding sequence ATGAAGAGAAAAAATTGGTTAGCATTATTGTTGACGTTGGTATTAGCACTTTCTGCACTATTGGCAGGGTGTTCAGCAAATAGTAACAGCAGTTCACAAAGCAAAAACAATAGTAGCTCAGGTACTCAAACTGCAAAGGCAGATGAACAGGTTTTGACTTTAAATTTAAGGGCTGATCCGCCGAACTTAAATCCATTCACAACGACAGATGTTGCGTCATTTGATGTATTGAATGATGTTCTTGAAGGATTGACAAGGTATGACAAGAATGGCCAGCTTAAACCAGGCTCTGGGCTTGCAAAAAGTTGGGACATATCAAGCGATGGTCTCACTTATACATTCCACTTGAAAGATGGGATAAAGTGGAGCGATGGAAACCCGATAACAGCTTATGACTTTGAATACTCATGGAAGAAAGTATTAGATCCTAAGACAGCATCACAATACGCATATCAATTTTATTACATTCAAGGTGCTGAGGAGTACAATTCAGGCAAAGGCAGTGCTGACCAAGTAGGAATAAAGGCTCTTGACGACAAGACGTTGCAAGTCAAGTTAAAAGCACCTGCGCCACAATTCTTAGGTCTTACTGCATTTGGAACGTATTTGCCACAGGAGAAGTCTTTCGTAGAAAAAGTAGGAGTTGATAAATTAGGTTCAAGTCCAGATACATTAGTTTACAGTGGTCCATTTGTATTAAAGCAGTGGAATCACGATCAAAATCTCGTTTTAGAGAAAAACCCTGATTACTGGGATAAAGACAGTGTGAAGTTACAGAAAGTCACATTATTGATAATAAAAGATGCAAATACACAGGCTCAGAACTACGACAATGGTACGCTTGATCAGATGAGGGTTCCAAGCGATCTGATGGATAAGTATAAGAATACAAAAGAATTTTCAATAAAGCCTGTAGCTACCAACTGGTATATACAGTTTAACGATAAGAAAGGCGTATTTAAAAACGTAAATATTAGAAAAGCATTTACATTAGCTATAGACAGAAAGGCATTTACAGAGCAGGTTTTGAAGGATGGCTCTATACCAGCAGAATCAATAGTGCCGCCAGGAGTTCCTGGATATAACGGCGAGGATTTTTCAAAGCAAGACGGTTCACCATTCTTTAAAGATAATGATGTGCAGGCTGCAAAAGATTATCTGAAGAAAGGGCTTGAAGAATTAGGCTTAAAAGAATTGCCTACAATTACATTTACAGCAGATGATACAAGTGCGGCTAAAAAGGATGCTGAAGCATTGCAGCAAATGTGGAACCAGAATCTTGGCGTAAATGTGCAGATAAAGAATGAGGCATTTAAGATAAGAATAGACGACATGAATAAAGGAAATTACGATATGGTATTAGCTGGATGGGGTGCAGACTACAATGACCCAATGACATTCCTTGATATGTGGGAGACAAACAATGGCAACAATACTGCTTTTTACAGCAATCCAGAATACGACAAGTTAATTGATGATGCAAAGTCAACGCCAGATTTGAAGAAGAGAAACGACGATATGATACAGGCAGAGAAAATTGCCATGAACGATATGGCTATAGGTCCGCTTTACTTCCAAGCTTACGCATTAGCTACAAAGAGCTATGTTAAGGATTTGGTTGTTCCAACATTCGGAACAGAGTGGGAACTTAAGTGGACATATATAGAAGGAAAAAATCAATAA
- the gatB gene encoding Asp-tRNA(Asn)/Glu-tRNA(Gln) amidotransferase subunit GatB codes for MNYEAVIGLEVHAELLTKTKIFCNCTTEFGGEPNTHVCPVCLGLPGTLPVLNKKVVEYAVKAGLALNCEISKFSKMDRKNYFYPDLPKAYQISQYDLPLCKNGYVEIETSDGVKKKIGLTRIHIEEDAGKLMHENVDGSLVDYNRTGVPLIEIVSEPDMRTPEEAYLYLTKLKSVLEYSEVSDCKMQEGSLRVDTNVSVRPVGSKEFGTKIELKNLNSFKAVQKALEYEIKRQIRLIEDGEMIVQETRRWNEQKGITESMRSKEEAHDYRYFPDPDLVPIIVSDEWKEEIRKSLPEMPEHKKERFITQYGIPEYDASVITSSKPLADFFEKCVLEYSSAKTVSNWIMGEMMRLLKETGKEVEEVLIKPHQMASLLNLIDNGTITGSIAKTVFEEMFATGKNPEEIVEEKGLKQLSNEDEIREIALKVIEDNPKSVEDYKNGKDKAIGFLVGQIMKATKGKANPQLANKILLEELSK; via the coding sequence ATGAATTACGAAGCGGTTATAGGACTTGAAGTACATGCAGAGCTTCTTACGAAGACGAAGATATTTTGCAACTGTACTACTGAATTTGGGGGTGAACCTAATACACATGTATGTCCAGTATGCTTAGGGTTACCAGGTACGCTGCCTGTTTTGAATAAAAAAGTTGTAGAGTATGCTGTGAAGGCTGGACTTGCGCTAAATTGTGAAATATCTAAATTTAGCAAAATGGATAGAAAAAATTATTTTTACCCAGATTTGCCTAAGGCATACCAGATATCTCAGTACGACCTTCCGCTTTGCAAGAATGGATACGTAGAAATTGAGACATCTGATGGTGTAAAAAAGAAAATAGGGCTTACGAGGATACACATAGAAGAAGATGCTGGAAAGTTAATGCATGAAAACGTAGATGGATCATTAGTAGATTACAACAGGACAGGTGTGCCGCTTATTGAGATAGTATCTGAACCAGATATGAGGACACCTGAGGAAGCTTACCTGTACTTGACAAAACTAAAAAGCGTCCTTGAGTACTCAGAAGTATCTGACTGTAAAATGCAGGAGGGATCTTTAAGAGTTGATACAAACGTATCAGTAAGGCCTGTCGGCAGCAAAGAATTTGGGACAAAAATAGAGCTTAAAAACTTAAATTCATTTAAAGCTGTTCAGAAGGCATTGGAATACGAGATAAAAAGACAGATAAGACTTATAGAAGACGGAGAGATGATAGTGCAGGAAACTCGCCGGTGGAACGAGCAAAAAGGCATTACTGAGTCAATGCGCTCTAAAGAGGAAGCACATGATTATAGGTATTTCCCAGATCCAGACCTTGTGCCAATAATAGTGTCTGATGAATGGAAAGAGGAAATAAGAAAATCACTTCCTGAAATGCCTGAGCATAAAAAGGAAAGATTTATCACACAATACGGGATTCCGGAATATGATGCATCTGTAATTACTTCATCAAAACCATTGGCAGATTTTTTTGAGAAGTGCGTTTTGGAGTATTCCTCAGCCAAAACAGTAAGTAATTGGATAATGGGCGAAATGATGAGGCTTTTAAAGGAGACGGGAAAAGAAGTTGAAGAAGTTTTGATTAAACCACATCAGATGGCCTCGCTTTTAAATCTTATAGATAATGGTACTATTACGGGCTCTATTGCTAAAACCGTTTTTGAGGAAATGTTTGCAACAGGTAAAAATCCCGAAGAAATCGTAGAGGAGAAGGGATTAAAACAGCTTAGCAATGAAGATGAGATTAGGGAGATTGCATTAAAAGTCATTGAGGACAATCCAAAATCTGTTGAAGATTATAAAAATGGCAAGGATAAGGCAATAGGTTTCTTAGTAGGACAAATAATGAAGGCGACAAAAGGAAAGGCAAATCCGCAATTGGCAAATAAAATTTTATTAGAAGAGCTCTCAAAATAA